GAAAAGGATGAGTGTTGGACTAGACTACTGaaaacattttttgtgtgtatgagaGTCAATTCAGGACAAAAAAGAATGCTTTGGGGATACACTTTAAACCAAAGGATAACGAAACCTCTTTTACATACGGGGGTGGGGGAGCGACGACTGTACATAGGTAACAACGTATACACTTTTATTTTATAAGATAGAAAATGGTTAATAAGAATACTGTTGTAGCTTCGAAAATGCTATTATCTGTGTACACAAATCTCAAAGGAAGTAACTGCATAGAAGAAACTTTATAATCATCCATCAGACCCGGAGCTGCTGCTCTGATTTAGGGCTCTCTAAGGGCTCTCTGAACTCTATTACATACTCAAAACATTTCTTGAAGGGAGGCACTGTCAGTGGAAAAAGGACTTGGATTTAAATAACATCGAATCACACCACGAGAGAGTTATTCCCTTTTCAATCCGCCTGAATCCTTCCGATTATGCCAAGTAGAAAGTCTCCGTGTGGTGCCAGGATGCCTTTAACACCTCTCCCTGTTTAACAAAGGGACCAACCTCCCGCTCACAGCCTTCGCAACTAATAACCTCAAGCTAGACTTTACCCGtgctattttaatttctctttgtatcCTACTTTTACAATTGCCTTCTATTTATGACACCTAATACTGCTTTTCCATTTCCCAACAGTGgcataaaatttcctttttaaatattttttaagtaaaaaacaggGACTGATTTAAAGAAAAGCAGTGAGTGATAGCGCAGGTGGTTGAGAACTACAGATGGGCTCCAATCCTACCGTTTTACAGAGGAGCAACcggggcccagcctcctccaggATCCCACAGCAAGTCAGTGACGGGGTGGGCTCTGAACCCGTACGTCCTGCAGCACTGGCCCGCGCTCCTTCAGGTCTGTCAGTATTTATTTTGGCTTCTGCCTCTGATCTTCACACTGAAGCAAGGTCTGGGGCAGGACAGGCAGCGGAGGCAGGAAGGAACTGTCTCCCACCCTCTCGTCCTGTCCTGTCCAACCCCAAGCACCCCTGGGCACGTGTCTCAGGTCAGCGGCACCCCTCCGCTCGGTTCTCAAAGCCCCTATTCAGGCGAAGAAGCAGTGGCTCCTCACCCCGTGGCAGTTCCCCCTGCCTCTCAATTCCGTGTGTCTGAAGCCGCCCTTGCCCAGACGTGTTCCCGCCCAGAGCGGGgatgtctctctccctctgcttccatCTGTTTCATGCAGGGAAGCGGAAGAAAGCTTTGCTCACTGACTGATGTCCAAGAGGATGTGGTTCCTGCACGGGAGATTCATCCCAGTCAGTCTGGCCGTCAGGGAAATAAATTCAGAGCGGGGCAACAGTGCTTTTGAAATTCAGAGTCTGACGGTTGAGTCAGGATACTCAACCAAGGCCTCAGGCTGTAGCACCAAATGTGAGATAATACAGGGAAAGCacctagcacggtgcctggcacagtaaGCAGTCAGGATACGGTAAGTATTTAGCATTTTCTTGGGTATTTTATTCCCTTAATGTCACTATAGTTTGGATGAAGGgagcttttctgttttttggacTAAGTACAGATCAAGGCAACAAGGCCTCTGCATATGGCCAAGTAGCCTGTGCACTGTACAACCCCAGGGGCACCATATTAGACTAAAAGGTGAGTGGGACCCTGGGGTTGTGCAGTGGGCAGCCTGAACAACCAGACCtggcatccttcagcataatgcaCTACAAATTCCTGAACCAAGAGTCAGGAAATCTGAGTCCTGACACTGATTTCTCCACTAAATTGCTTAGAGATTTTAGGCaagtctctttccctctctgtgcctcagtttcctcctctgtaacagGACCAAATGTTGTCTGAAGTTCCCTTCCAGCTATGAAATTCTGTGATTCAACAGAAGCAGGTTTCAATTTCCGAAGGACAGTCatacaaaagaggaaatgagCTCAGTTGCCTGGCTTGAGGGGAAAGAGCCAGCATGAGTGGGGTAAGGATATTAGAGAGAATAGCTTCTGCCTCAGTGGGATAGGGACATTAGGGAGAGATAGCTTTTGcctcaggcagaaagaaaaacttaGAGTACCTAGCAACAGATGAGGCAGCTCTGGGAGGTGGTGAGTTCCCTGTGGATTGAGGAATTCAATCACAGACCCGGTTAAGAGAGGGACCTATTAGACATGGGAGGTTTGACCGTACGCTCTTTGAGGTCCTTCCCAGCATGGAGATTTCATGGTTTCAAAGCCTGGTTCTATTTTCATTAGTGCTGGAGGCATTCAGCGAGGGTTGGGTCTTGTCAAACCCCGCCGGTAACTATTAACGCAATGAACTTGTCTgctctcccactcccaccctcttAAAGTTCGCATACATCCACATTCTCCAAATTAAACTGGATCCCTCCGGTGGCACTGATGTCTACCTTTGCTCTGGCGAACAAACCTAGAAAGAACCAATTCATAGCCTTACCCAGACTTGGGGCAAGGAGAAGATGGAGCCAGGGTGGGGAACCACATGAAAAATTCAGGAGAATAAACCACACAAACACTTCTAGTGTCTACACTCCAGAGAGAGCTAATGCTAATTGCAAATCATTCTTATCTATTCATTACTGCAGGTCCCCTGGGAATTCCGAGCAGCGACAGCTGGGACGGACTGGGTTGAGTTACTGCACACGAGGGGAAAGAATCAGGGTTTCCTTTAAAATCACCACCATTCTGACTTTTCATTAATTCAGATCAGGTGCCCCCAAGCATGTAAATGGTTGAGGCTGAATCGCAGTGCCTTTAAGTTGCATCCATGGTGCATAAAAAACAGCAAGATTTGGCAATTATCCACCTGGGATGATCAATAGGACATTCAGTCAGTCTTGGGAAGGTGGGGTCAGAAAACCGCCACTGTTGTCAATAATTGCAGTGTTTCACGCTCACTTCCAAGGTGActgagtccaaaaaaaaaaaaaaaaaaaaaatcagcttggaCGTACCTCTTAAAGACCTCTATTCAGAAATTTAGCTCAGGGCACCCTTAGCtctttaaacaatttaaataaattgtcttttctagttcctttgaaCAGAGTATATATTGACACAATAAAAAGGTCTCAATCTCAATTTAGGGTATTTTCCTGATGGTGAAAGATATTTAGTTTGACAAGATTCCAGAACCTTCTCTTTTGGTGACTTTCCCAGAAGGGACTAGTAAAGCCATGTACCTAGGAGATGAGAAATGTACCCCAAATAACAGAAATACATACAGTCACATGGGCACTATATTTGGCATCTTAGCCAATACTTTCAAATAGATTAGGTACTCTCATCTTTTCAAACACTCTGCCTGGAGGTAGCACAAATCCATTTCCCAGATGAAGTAACTGAAGCCACTCACCCCAAGTCACAAAGCTAGAGAGAAACTGAGCCTGAGGCTAAAAAGCAAGTCCGTCTGTCCCCTACGCCTAAGCATGCCTCTCGGATAGTTACACCTGGCAAATAGCAAAGGAAATGTCATTTCACGGTACCTTTCTGCCTCCTGGTCTGCACTCTGCTGTTTGCTCTCGAAGGCATTGAAGCTGCTCATGTCCACGTAGCCGTCATTCTCGTTTGCTGTGGACAGggctctgctctgatcttcaaaCAGCTTCGTAAACGTCCCAGCCCTTGGGGGCCTCCGAGGTGGAATCTGGATATTTTCATAGTCCGAGTTCATGGCCGGGATGTTCTCGTAGTCCGAAGTGTCAGCGTTGGGGAACGAGATGGAGCGCGGCTTGGTCAGGGGCAGGGGCAGAAAGGGAGGCCGGGAGCGGTCCTCGAAGGACTCCACCCTGGACACCGTCCTGCTGAAGGGGACGCCCTTCCTCTTGCCGTCCCTGTAAAAGATGAGGGAGGAGGGCGAGTCGCAAGCCCGGAGCTTGCCGGTCCTCGCTTTGAGCTGGGGGGAGTTGCTAAGGCTCCTCCGGTCCATCTCCAGGAGCCGGGCCGGCCCATGGTAGCTGGACTCCGAGGAGGACCTGGACGAAGACACGTTGACGTCCACGTGCACCTTGCTCTCTGTCTTCTTCTTAAACGTCAGTGCCAGGAACCGCTTAAAGGACGGCTTCTTCTTCTTGGTGTGCTTGTCCGGGGGCTCACTCTCCACCAGAAGCGAGGGGGAGCTCTTCGTAATGGGCTTTTTGGTGATGCAGGCCAGGTCAAAAGGGGGCGGGATGTCAACCACGGAAGATGGGGTGGAGGTGCCGCTGGATGGGAGGTGGCCCCTCTGGGAGAAGCTGCCAGAGGAGCCAATCATGCAGGGCAGAGAGAGGTTGTCGTCCTTCCTCTTGATCCCATGGCTGTCTAGGCCACACGCCTCGGGCTCCCGGCACAGGGACACGGGGATCTCTCGGCCTTCCACGGAGAACGATCGCGGGTACAGAGTGAAGGCTCTGGGCTTTGCTGGCAAGGCCCTGCCGACGTCCAGCAGCTTCCCCTCCAATGACAGGACCGCCTTCCTCGCCTCCTTGGTGGCACCCCCAATGCCAATGGCTGATGAGCCAGCTTCCGGTCCCGTTTCTTCCGGGACAGTTTCTGGGACACAGCCAGCCATCTTCCCAGAGTGGGGCCTGGCCCTCGTGATGACATTCTTCCTGTCGATGGGGACCAGGCCGCCCTCCGCATCAGAGCTCACCTCTTCCTTCAATCCACAGCCACTCGCGGTGTCCGAGGCAGCCTGTGCCTCaggcttctccccctccccagggtccGCCCCGCATGCCAGGCCAACTCCCATCTCATAGGGGTTGGTGAGCGCGTCGTCCGCGGCATCCTCCTCGTCTGGCATGACCACCACGTCAGGGACAGAGGGTCCCTCCCCGGTGCCACCCTGCAGGGAGCCACGCCGGCCACATCCAGGCCCAGCCACGGGGTCCTGCTCCGCACGTTCCCCCGACCGCGGCTCCTGCTCTGACTCTAAGCTTTGTGCTGACTCGGAATAAGGAGAGCAGCTCTCGCTACAGAAAGAGGTGCTCTCGCTTGGGAAGAACTCGTAGGGACGTCCTGAGAGTGGAGCCACAAAGTCGTCCACAAAGTCCCTCTCGAAAGGAATGATCTGGCAGCTCTCCTCGGCTCCTTCATCCTGCACAGGGTCCTCGCCTTCTTGAGGGTCTTCTCCCGCCTCCTGGGTGACCACTGCTGCTTCTTCTGGgtcagttttctctttctggtcaGGTGGCTCATCCTGACCATCCTGGCCGCCACCTCCTGGGGCATCTTCACACGCCTCCTGGGAGATGTCAGGGCTGTCTGTGGCCGCCTCCACCTCCGGGACACCGGTGGCCAACCCCTCGTTCTCTGGGGGCTCCTTGCCGCCATCGGCAGCGTCCTGCTCAGCGGGCCCGTCAGAGCCCACACACTCGTCTGGTGCCCCCAGTTCTCTGTTGGTGCGGCCTTCCTCACCATCCTCCTCTGACTCCCCGGGTGTCACAGGCGGCCCGGGCTCCTCACAAGCTGCTGGGTCCTCTGCATCGAGGTGACTTAGAATGATATCGCTTGGAAGGACCGCCTCTCCATCCCCAGGACCCCCGTCCTCCAGGCTGTACACGCTATGTTCTTCCAcctgcttctcttcctcctcacttGTGAACTTCTGCTCCTCTGCCCCCGAGTCACAGGCACAGTCCTCCACCTCCGCGTTCTCAGGAGTGGGGGTGATGCCTCCATCACCCTCTCCACTCAGCACCGCTTCAGCCGGGGCTGCCCAGTCCTCTGCAGCTGCTGCCCCTTCCTGCTCACACTCCTCGCCTCTCTCCTGGCACTCCTCCCCCCCGCTGGCCTCCGGAGGCACCGGGACTGCATTCTCCACGGAGCCCCCATCCCTGGGTCCGTCCTCTGCTGGCGGAGCCCAGGGGGCCACGATGTAATCCTCGTCTGCCTCGGGCTCGGAGCATTCCGGGGTGGACCGGTGCTCGTCGTAGAGCCCCCTGTCTACGCAGGGCAGCTTCCCATTGCTGCATTTGTTCAAGCTGTTGATCATGTAGATGCTGGCCCTCCACTCACTGGGGGTAGCCAGCCTGGGCTTCGGGGC
Above is a genomic segment from Eubalaena glacialis isolate mEubGla1 chromosome 7, mEubGla1.1.hap2.+ XY, whole genome shotgun sequence containing:
- the FGD5 gene encoding FYVE, RhoGEF and PH domain-containing protein 5; its protein translation is MNRADSPKPPVAPKPKAASPLTPVTAPKFPSSPRPESLHSPNSMSRGPKPPIAPKPRLATPSEWRASIYMINSLNKCSNGKLPCVDRGLYDEHRSTPECSEPEADEDYIVAPWAPPAEDGPRDGGSVENAVPVPPEASGGEECQERGEECEQEGAAAAEDWAAPAEAVLSGEGDGGITPTPENAEVEDCACDSGAEEQKFTSEEEEKQVEEHSVYSLEDGGPGDGEAVLPSDIILSHLDAEDPAACEEPGPPVTPGESEEDGEEGRTNRELGAPDECVGSDGPAEQDAADGGKEPPENEGLATGVPEVEAATDSPDISQEACEDAPGGGGQDGQDEPPDQKEKTDPEEAAVVTQEAGEDPQEGEDPVQDEGAEESCQIIPFERDFVDDFVAPLSGRPYEFFPSESTSFCSESCSPYSESAQSLESEQEPRSGERAEQDPVAGPGCGRRGSLQGGTGEGPSVPDVVVMPDEEDAADDALTNPYEMGVGLACGADPGEGEKPEAQAASDTASGCGLKEEVSSDAEGGLVPIDRKNVITRARPHSGKMAGCVPETVPEETGPEAGSSAIGIGGATKEARKAVLSLEGKLLDVGRALPAKPRAFTLYPRSFSVEGREIPVSLCREPEACGLDSHGIKRKDDNLSLPCMIGSSGSFSQRGHLPSSGTSTPSSVVDIPPPFDLACITKKPITKSSPSLLVESEPPDKHTKKKKPSFKRFLALTFKKKTESKVHVDVNVSSSRSSSESSYHGPARLLEMDRRSLSNSPQLKARTGKLRACDSPSSLIFYRDGKRKGVPFSRTVSRVESFEDRSRPPFLPLPLTKPRSISFPNADTSDYENIPAMNSDYENIQIPPRRPPRAGTFTKLFEDQSRALSTANENDGYVDMSSFNAFESKQQSADQEAESAYTEPYKVCPISAVAPKEDLTSDEERGSSEEEDSAPGDPSLTHKVDGQSRAHVIAQELLSSEKAYVEMLQHLHLDFHGAVMGALDEMDQEGKDTLAREELRRGLSELPPIRDLHQGILEELEERLSHWESQQKVADVFLAREQEFEHHAAHIQQFDRYLSLLGENCLHAPRLAAAVREFEQSQQGGGQNVKHRLLRVVQRLFQYQVFLTDYLNNLCPDSAEYDNTQGALTLISKVTDRANDSMEQGENLQKLVHIEHSVRGQGDLLQPGREFLKEGTLMKVTGKNRRPRHLFLMSDVLLYTYPQKDGKYRLKNALAVASMKVSRPVMEKVPYALKIETSESCLTLSASSCAERDEWHSCLSRALPEDYKAQALAAFQHSVEIRERLGVSLGERPPTLVPVTHVMMCMNCGCDFSLTLRRHHCHACGKIVCRNCSRNKYPLKYLKDRMAKVCDGCYGELKKRGGDIPGLMRGRPVSMSFPLSSARFSSSAFSSVFQSINPSAFKKQKKVPSALTEVAASGEGSAISGYLSRCKKGKRHWKKLWFVIKGKVLYTYMASEDTVALESMPLLGFTIAPEKEEGSSEVGPIFHLYHKKTLFYSFKAEDTNSAQRWIEAMEDASVL